Proteins encoded in a region of the Capricornis sumatraensis isolate serow.1 chromosome 12, serow.2, whole genome shotgun sequence genome:
- the NEK5 gene encoding serine/threonine-protein kinase Nek5: MDQYDMIKAIGEGAFGKAYLAKRKSDSEPCVIKEINFEKMPIQEKEASKKEVILLAKMKHPNIVTFFNSFQENNRLFIVMEYCDGGDLMKRIRRQRGVLFSEDQILSWFVQISLGLKHIHDRKVLHRDIKTQNIFLSKNGMVAKLGDFGIARVLNNTMELARTCIGTPYYLSPEICQNKPYNNKTDIWSLGCVLYELCTLRHPFEGNNLQQLVLKICQAHVPPISPRFSRDLQFLISQLFEVSPRDRPSINSILKRPFLENLIAKYLTPEVIHEEFSHPLLHKARPSASRPAGKVAPDSKIQKVRFQGKCLPGSRITVPNKRKDVLYRNEWRPPAGAQTPVSVKMVERPKLPAVCGHYHHFYAQLDLLRERAHGPNYHHVPQKDSRDEESYDQEESHSPPPSQWLAEYLQRKCEAQQYKLKVEKQLGLRPSSAEPNDNQRQKLRSDGEGPRFWGLQFRRNEMKEQEYWKQLEEVRQQYHHDMKEIRKKMGCEVEEDSKMSWKTYLVKKSDLPIHHEASEEEAPVQDIERDLKQIKPQNIKESKSLEQKHKAQRGVKFEINLDECISDENTLQEEEAVDILNETLTSEDGVKFMEYKCMKGQEDYTDKAFEELCCPEAELCVPDAAAAGHRRQWAPGAPQTLLQMMASADVTSTCPTCSTCSTMPEDGRVIEIEGGPENRRRWQREAPGTLLSILAGAQLTSSSLSANDGECVGSLKEDKGKVEVASDIEVDAGQPDPRSDDDDDTNFEESEDELRNEVVESLEKLATFNEAEKREEVSSSSKDAGNLEETEGIGMQKYSELNEGLESIFIPSDDKICIGDEDQGISTNSQNIQL; encoded by the exons agaacaacagactgtttatTGTGATGGAGTATTGTGATGGCGGGGATCTCATGAAAAGGATCAGAAGGCAACGGGGAGTGTTATTTAGTGAAGATCAG ATTCTGAGTTGGTTTGTACAGATTTCTCTAGGACTGAAACATATTCACGACAGGAAGGTTTTACACAGGGACATAAAAACACAG AACATTTTTCTTAGCAAGAACGGAATGGTTGCAAAGCTTGGGGACTTTGGTATTGCAAGGGTCTTGAACAa TACCATGGAACTTGCTAGAACTTGCATTGGAACACCATACTACCTGTCCCCAGAGATCTGTCAGAATAAACCCTACAACAATAAAAC GGATATTTGGTCTCTTGGCTGTGTCTTATATGAGCTCTGCACACTCAGACATCCT TTTGAGGGTAACAACTTACAGCAGCTCGTTCTGAAGATTTGTCAAGCTCATGTTCCTCCGATATCGCCAAGGTTTTCCCGTGACCTACAGTTCTTAATATCCCAGCTCTTTGAAGTATCTCCCCGAGATCGGCCATCCATCAATTCCATTTTGAAAAGGCCCTTTTTAGAGAATCTTATTGCCAAATACTTGACTCCCGAG GTCATTCACGAAGAATTCAGTCACCCACTCTTACATAAAGCAAGACCATCTGCTTCTCGACCTGCTGGGAAGGTGGCCCCTG ATTCTAAAATACAGAAAGTGAGATTCCAGGGAAAGTGCCTACCAGGATCAAGGATAACAGTGCCAAATAAGAGGAAGGACGTATTATATAGAAATGAATGGAGACCACCAGCTGGAGCCCAGACGCCCGTATCT GTAAAAATGGTAGAAAGGCCCAAACTTCCTGCAGTGTGTGGACATTATCATCATTTTTATGCTCAACTTGACTTGTTGAGGGAGAGAGCGCACGGACCAAATTACCACCATGTTCCTCAAAAAGATAGCAGAGATGAGGAGAGTTATGATCAGGAAGAAAGCCACAGTCCACCTCCAAGTCAATG GCTTGCTGAATACCTTCAGAGGAAATGTGAAGCTCAACAATATAAGTTGAAAGTGGAAAAGCAATTG GGCCTTCGTCCGTCTTCTGCTGAGCCAAATGACAACCAGAGACAAAAGCTAAGAAGCGATGGGGAAGGACCTAGATTCTGGGGGCTGCAGTTCAGGAGAAATGAAATGAAGGAGCAG GAATATTGGAAGCAGTTAGAGGAAGTACGCCAACAGTATCACCATGACATGAAGGAAATTAGAAAGAAGATGGGGTGTGAAGTGGAG GAGGACTCAAAAATGAGCTGGAAAACCTACTTGGTGAAGAAGAGTGACCTGCCCATCCACCATGAAGCATCTGAGGAAGAAGCCCCTGTGCAG GATATCGAAAGAGACTTAAAACAAATTAAACCTCAGAACATAAAGGAAAGTAAAAGCTTGGAACAAAAACATAAAGCGCAG AGAGGGGTAAAGTTTGAAATTAATTTAGACGAATGTATTTCTGATGAAAACACCCTCCAAGAGGAAGAG GCAGTGGATATACTGAATGAAACTTTGACCTCTGAGGATGGCGTGAAGTTCATGGAATATAAATGTATGAAGGGGCAGGAAGATTATACAGACAAAGCATTTGAAGAACTCTGTTGCCCAGAAGCAG AGTTGTGTGTTCCGGATGCCGCTGCTGCAGGGCACAGGAGACAGTGGGCCCCAGGAGCTCCTCAGACGCTGCTGCAAATGATGGCCTCGGCCGATGTCACCTCCACCTGCCCCACCTGCTCCACCTGCTCCACCATGCCTGAGG ACGGCCGAGTGATTGAGATTGAAGGCGGTCCAGAAAACAGGAGACGGTGGCAGCGAGAAGCCCCAGGAACTTTACTGAGTATTTTGGCAGGAGCACAGCTAACCAGTAGCTCGCTTTCTGCCAACGATGGAGAATGTG TGGGATCACTGAAAGAAGATAAGGGGAAGGTGGAAGTGGCCTCTGACATCGAAGTAGATGCAGGACAACCAGATCCAAGATCTGATGACGATGATGATAC aaaTTTTGAAGAATCTGAAGATGAATTGAGAAATGAAGTAGTAGAATCTCTGGAAAAACTGGCTACTTTCAATGAggcagaaaaaagagaagaggttTCTAGTTCTTCTAAAGATGCTGGAAACTTAGAAGAAACAGAGGGGATAGGCATGCAGAAATATTCAGAATTAAATGAAGGTTTGGAGAGTATTTTTATTCCATCTGATGACAAAATTTGTATTGGTGATGAAGATCAAGGAATATCAACCAACAGTCAAAATATTCAACTGTGA